Proteins encoded within one genomic window of Sebastes fasciatus isolate fSebFas1 chromosome 18, fSebFas1.pri, whole genome shotgun sequence:
- the LOC141755844 gene encoding low choriolytic enzyme-like isoform X2, protein MDPRTTTSLLVLLLLGLCNAHEGNLYDFCFASISVDDSEMEDLTSTILRMNNGSSDFLLEGDVLIPRTRNAMKCFSKRYTCLWRKSANGNVEIPFLINQEYDDTERSEILGAMKDFECKTCIRFIPRETQRAYLSVEPKSGCSSLLGTTGGKQVLSLQRFGCVRHGIIQHELLHALGFYHEHTRSDRDQYVKINWDNVYKFSVYNFRKQDTNNLNTPYDYSSIMHYGRNAFGKRRSETIIPIPDSSVPIGQRDELSKIDILRINRLYKCGNY, encoded by the exons ATGGATCCCAGAACAACGACTTCTCTTCTTGTACTGCTGCTTTTGGGCCTTTGCAACGCTCACGAGGGCAAT TTGtatgacttttgttttgcttccatTTCAGTGGATGATTCTGAAATGGAGGATCTGACCTCAACTATTCTGAGGATGAACAATG GATCTAGTGATTTTCTGCTGGAAGGAGACGTGTTGATTCCAAGAACCAGGAATGCTATGAAGTGTTTTAGCAAAAGATACACCTGTCTGTGGCGGAAGTCTGCTAACGGGAATGTGGAAATCCCTTTCCTCATAAACCAAGAATATG ACGACACCGAGAGGAGTGAGATTTTAGGCGCCATGAAGGACTTTGAATGCAAGACCTGCATTCGCTTCATCCCACGTGAAACTCAGAGGGCGTACTTGAGCGTTGAGCCAAAATCTGG CTGTTCCTCTTTACTGGGCACTACTGGAGGCAAGCAGGTGCTGTCACTGCAGAGGTTCGGCTGCGTACGTCACGGCATCATCCAGCACGAACTGCTGCACGCGCTGGGTTTCTACCACGAACACACTCGGAGCGACCGCGACCAGTATGTCAAAATCAACTGGGATAACGTCTATAAAT TTTCCGTCTACAACTTCCGAAAGCAGGACACGAATAATCTCAACACTCCGTATGACTACTCCTCTATAATGCACTACGGAAG AAATGCCTTTGGGAAGCGTCGATCGGAGACCATAATTCCCATCCCTGACTCCTCTGTCCCCATCGGACAGAGAGACGAACTGTCCAAAATAGACATTCTCAGGATCAACCGGCTCTACAAGTGCGGGAATTACTAG
- the LOC141755844 gene encoding low choriolytic enzyme-like isoform X1 codes for MDPRTTTSLLVLLLLGLCNAHEGNDHDANNELYDFCFASISVDDSEMEDLTSTILRMNNGSSDFLLEGDVLIPRTRNAMKCFSKRYTCLWRKSANGNVEIPFLINQEYDDTERSEILGAMKDFECKTCIRFIPRETQRAYLSVEPKSGCSSLLGTTGGKQVLSLQRFGCVRHGIIQHELLHALGFYHEHTRSDRDQYVKINWDNVYKFSVYNFRKQDTNNLNTPYDYSSIMHYGRNAFGKRRSETIIPIPDSSVPIGQRDELSKIDILRINRLYKCGNY; via the exons ATGGATCCCAGAACAACGACTTCTCTTCTTGTACTGCTGCTTTTGGGCCTTTGCAACGCTCACGAGGGCAAT GATCATGATGCTAATAATG AGTTGtatgacttttgttttgcttccatTTCAGTGGATGATTCTGAAATGGAGGATCTGACCTCAACTATTCTGAGGATGAACAATG GATCTAGTGATTTTCTGCTGGAAGGAGACGTGTTGATTCCAAGAACCAGGAATGCTATGAAGTGTTTTAGCAAAAGATACACCTGTCTGTGGCGGAAGTCTGCTAACGGGAATGTGGAAATCCCTTTCCTCATAAACCAAGAATATG ACGACACCGAGAGGAGTGAGATTTTAGGCGCCATGAAGGACTTTGAATGCAAGACCTGCATTCGCTTCATCCCACGTGAAACTCAGAGGGCGTACTTGAGCGTTGAGCCAAAATCTGG CTGTTCCTCTTTACTGGGCACTACTGGAGGCAAGCAGGTGCTGTCACTGCAGAGGTTCGGCTGCGTACGTCACGGCATCATCCAGCACGAACTGCTGCACGCGCTGGGTTTCTACCACGAACACACTCGGAGCGACCGCGACCAGTATGTCAAAATCAACTGGGATAACGTCTATAAAT TTTCCGTCTACAACTTCCGAAAGCAGGACACGAATAATCTCAACACTCCGTATGACTACTCCTCTATAATGCACTACGGAAG AAATGCCTTTGGGAAGCGTCGATCGGAGACCATAATTCCCATCCCTGACTCCTCTGTCCCCATCGGACAGAGAGACGAACTGTCCAAAATAGACATTCTCAGGATCAACCGGCTCTACAAGTGCGGGAATTACTAG
- the LOC141755844 gene encoding low choriolytic enzyme-like isoform X3, which yields MDPRTTTSLLVLLLLGLCNAHEGNDHDANNVDDSEMEDLTSTILRMNNGSSDFLLEGDVLIPRTRNAMKCFSKRYTCLWRKSANGNVEIPFLINQEYDDTERSEILGAMKDFECKTCIRFIPRETQRAYLSVEPKSGCSSLLGTTGGKQVLSLQRFGCVRHGIIQHELLHALGFYHEHTRSDRDQYVKINWDNVYKFSVYNFRKQDTNNLNTPYDYSSIMHYGRNAFGKRRSETIIPIPDSSVPIGQRDELSKIDILRINRLYKCGNY from the exons ATGGATCCCAGAACAACGACTTCTCTTCTTGTACTGCTGCTTTTGGGCCTTTGCAACGCTCACGAGGGCAAT GATCATGATGCTAATAATG TGGATGATTCTGAAATGGAGGATCTGACCTCAACTATTCTGAGGATGAACAATG GATCTAGTGATTTTCTGCTGGAAGGAGACGTGTTGATTCCAAGAACCAGGAATGCTATGAAGTGTTTTAGCAAAAGATACACCTGTCTGTGGCGGAAGTCTGCTAACGGGAATGTGGAAATCCCTTTCCTCATAAACCAAGAATATG ACGACACCGAGAGGAGTGAGATTTTAGGCGCCATGAAGGACTTTGAATGCAAGACCTGCATTCGCTTCATCCCACGTGAAACTCAGAGGGCGTACTTGAGCGTTGAGCCAAAATCTGG CTGTTCCTCTTTACTGGGCACTACTGGAGGCAAGCAGGTGCTGTCACTGCAGAGGTTCGGCTGCGTACGTCACGGCATCATCCAGCACGAACTGCTGCACGCGCTGGGTTTCTACCACGAACACACTCGGAGCGACCGCGACCAGTATGTCAAAATCAACTGGGATAACGTCTATAAAT TTTCCGTCTACAACTTCCGAAAGCAGGACACGAATAATCTCAACACTCCGTATGACTACTCCTCTATAATGCACTACGGAAG AAATGCCTTTGGGAAGCGTCGATCGGAGACCATAATTCCCATCCCTGACTCCTCTGTCCCCATCGGACAGAGAGACGAACTGTCCAAAATAGACATTCTCAGGATCAACCGGCTCTACAAGTGCGGGAATTACTAG